A genomic segment from Streptosporangium roseum DSM 43021 encodes:
- the def gene encoding peptide deformylase, whose product MAIQSIRLFGDPVLRTPAEPVKDFDKELRKLVKDLTDTMMDAPGAGLAAPQIGVGLRVFTYYVDEQLGHLINPNLDLSEEKDEEGEEGCLSFPGLSFPTPRAIRAVAKGLNMHGEPVTLEGTDLMARCFQHETDHLDGVLFIDRMDLKQRKLAMKEIREAEWSGLSAPAFKFSPHATHGKAL is encoded by the coding sequence TTGGCCATTCAGTCGATCCGCCTTTTCGGCGACCCTGTGCTGCGCACCCCCGCGGAGCCGGTGAAGGACTTCGACAAGGAGCTGCGCAAGCTCGTCAAGGACCTGACCGACACGATGATGGACGCCCCCGGGGCCGGCCTCGCCGCGCCGCAGATCGGGGTCGGGCTCCGGGTCTTCACCTACTACGTGGACGAGCAGCTCGGGCATCTGATCAATCCCAACCTCGACCTCTCCGAGGAGAAGGACGAGGAGGGCGAGGAGGGCTGCCTGTCCTTCCCCGGCCTGTCCTTCCCCACGCCCCGGGCGATCCGGGCCGTGGCGAAGGGCCTCAACATGCACGGCGAGCCCGTCACCCTTGAGGGCACCGACCTGATGGCCCGCTGCTTCCAGCACGAGACCGACCACCTGGACGGGGTGCTGTTCATCGACCGGATGGACCTCAAGCAGCGCAAGCTCGCCATGAAGGAGATCCGCGAGGCCGAGTGGAGCGGTCTGTCGGCCCCCGCGTTCAAGTTCTCCCCGCACGCCACCCACGGGAAGGCTCTGTAA
- the fmt gene encoding methionyl-tRNA formyltransferase, whose amino-acid sequence MRLVFAGTPDTALPSLRALLDSPRHDVVAVVTRPDAQSGRGRKVHPSPVAELAEEAGIEVLRPPKAGDPDFLERLRRIDPDCCPVVAYGALLPQSALDIPRHGWVNLHFSLLPAWRGAAPVQHAVLHGDQITGAATFRIVRELDAGPVYGVVTEEVRPADSSGDLLARLAESGAGLLVATLDGIEDGKLEAVPQPAEGVSLAPKIGVDDARVDWSAPAMRVDRLIRACTPAPGAWTEFRGQRVKLGPVRPAPDAPALDPGRIAASKNSVLVGTATHPVELGEVQPQGKRLMGAGEWARGVRPADEDRLG is encoded by the coding sequence TTGCGCCTGGTCTTCGCCGGAACCCCGGACACCGCCCTGCCCTCGCTGCGGGCCCTGCTCGACTCGCCGCGCCATGACGTCGTCGCCGTCGTCACCCGGCCGGACGCCCAGTCGGGCCGGGGCCGCAAGGTCCACCCGAGCCCCGTCGCCGAGCTGGCGGAGGAGGCGGGCATCGAGGTCCTCAGGCCGCCGAAGGCGGGAGACCCCGACTTCCTGGAGCGGCTCCGGCGGATCGACCCGGACTGCTGCCCGGTGGTGGCCTACGGAGCCCTCCTGCCGCAGTCCGCCCTGGACATCCCGCGTCACGGCTGGGTCAACCTGCACTTCTCGCTGCTGCCCGCCTGGCGCGGCGCCGCCCCGGTGCAGCACGCCGTGCTGCACGGCGACCAGATCACCGGCGCGGCCACCTTCCGGATCGTCAGGGAGCTGGACGCCGGCCCGGTCTACGGTGTGGTCACCGAGGAGGTCCGGCCCGCCGACAGCAGCGGCGACCTGCTCGCCCGGCTCGCCGAGTCCGGCGCCGGACTGCTGGTGGCGACCCTGGACGGGATCGAGGACGGCAAGCTGGAGGCCGTGCCCCAGCCCGCCGAAGGAGTGAGCCTCGCACCGAAGATCGGCGTGGACGACGCCAGGGTCGACTGGTCCGCGCCCGCCATGCGGGTGGACCGCCTCATCCGCGCCTGCACGCCCGCGCCGGGCGCGTGGACGGAGTTCCGCGGCCAGCGGGTCAAGCTCGGCCCGGTACGGCCGGCGCCCGACGCTCCGGCCCTGGACCCCGGGCGGATCGCGGCGTCCAAGAACTCCGTCCTGGTCGGCACGGCCACCCACCCGGTCGAGCTGGGTGAGGTGCAGCCGCAGGGCAAGCGCCTGATGGGCGCGGGGGAGTGGGCCCGCGGTGTGCGGCCCGCAGACGAAGATCGGCTGGGCTAG
- a CDS encoding RsmB/NOP family class I SAM-dependent RNA methyltransferase: MSNRGNGGDAPRGGGRGSGGRSRGGQTGGAPGGRGSGGGRSGGKGGRPPKPVRDEARNAAYDLLRAVDERDAYANLLMPALLRERRLSGRDAGLATELAYGTLRGLGTYDEVIAACSDRAPEDLDPPLLDAIRLGVHQLLKTRVPPHAAVGTTVDLVRLRVGTGASKYANAVLRKVAGRSLEQWLPIVAPDAGEDPVGYLAVAHSHPRWIVTAMRDAVGGDFDETAALLAADNERPRVTLVARPGRASVDELLASGAQRAEYSPYAAYLTEGDPGSIRAVAEARAAVQDEASQLVALALTRVPVAGGDTRWLDLCAGPGGKAGLLDAIAVHGGGAGLPDGASGGSPGPVGFPGGANLLAAELQYHRARLVRQTTREAAVITADGTAPAWRPGVFDRVMVDAPCTGLGALRRRPEARWRRDPRSLPDLGRLQRELLTSALEAVRPGGVVAYVTCSPHLAETATVVGDVLRGRDDVETLDARAYLPEVAGLGEGPHAQFWPHRHGTDGMFLALLRRR; the protein is encoded by the coding sequence ATGAGTAATCGGGGGAACGGCGGAGACGCTCCGCGCGGTGGCGGGCGTGGGTCCGGAGGCCGTTCACGCGGCGGCCAGACGGGCGGCGCGCCCGGCGGCCGGGGCTCCGGCGGCGGCAGGAGCGGCGGCAAGGGCGGCCGTCCGCCCAAGCCGGTCCGCGACGAGGCCCGCAACGCCGCCTACGACCTGCTGCGCGCCGTGGACGAGCGGGACGCCTACGCCAACCTCCTGATGCCCGCGCTGCTGCGCGAGCGCCGCCTGTCCGGGCGGGACGCGGGCCTGGCCACCGAGCTGGCCTACGGCACGCTGCGCGGCCTCGGCACCTACGACGAGGTCATCGCCGCGTGCAGCGACCGGGCCCCCGAGGACCTGGACCCGCCGCTGCTCGACGCCATCCGCCTGGGCGTGCACCAGCTGCTCAAGACCCGGGTCCCCCCGCACGCCGCGGTGGGCACGACCGTCGACCTGGTACGGCTGCGGGTGGGCACCGGCGCGTCGAAATACGCCAACGCCGTGCTGCGCAAGGTCGCCGGCCGTTCCCTGGAGCAGTGGCTGCCGATCGTGGCCCCCGACGCTGGTGAGGACCCGGTCGGCTACCTGGCCGTGGCGCACAGCCATCCCCGGTGGATCGTCACCGCGATGCGCGACGCCGTGGGCGGCGACTTCGACGAGACCGCCGCCCTGCTGGCCGCCGACAACGAGCGGCCCCGTGTCACCCTGGTCGCCCGGCCCGGCCGCGCGTCGGTCGACGAGCTTCTCGCCTCCGGTGCCCAGCGGGCCGAATACTCCCCCTACGCGGCCTACCTGACCGAGGGCGACCCCGGTTCCATCCGCGCCGTGGCCGAGGCGCGCGCCGCCGTGCAGGACGAGGCCAGCCAGCTCGTCGCCCTGGCGCTGACCCGCGTCCCGGTGGCCGGTGGCGACACCCGCTGGCTCGACCTGTGCGCGGGCCCCGGCGGCAAGGCCGGGCTCCTGGACGCCATCGCCGTCCACGGCGGCGGAGCCGGCCTCCCGGACGGCGCGTCCGGCGGGTCTCCCGGCCCCGTCGGTTTCCCCGGAGGGGCCAACCTCCTGGCCGCCGAGCTCCAGTACCACCGCGCCCGCCTGGTCCGGCAGACCACCCGCGAGGCCGCGGTGATCACCGCCGACGGCACGGCCCCCGCCTGGCGTCCGGGGGTCTTCGACCGGGTCATGGTCGACGCCCCCTGCACCGGCCTGGGCGCCCTGCGCCGCCGCCCGGAGGCCCGATGGCGGCGCGATCCCCGCAGCCTCCCGGATCTGGGCAGGCTCCAGCGCGAGCTGCTCACCTCGGCCCTGGAGGCCGTCCGCCCCGGGGGAGTCGTCGCCTACGTCACCTGCTCGCCCCACCTGGCCGAGACCGCCACCGTGGTCGGCGACGTCCTACGCGGCCGTGACGACGTGGAGACGCTCGACGCCCGTGCCTACCTCCCGGAGGTGGCCGGCCTGGGCGAGGGCCCCCACGCCCAGTTCTGGCCCCACCGCCACGGCACCGACGGGATGTTCCTGGCACTGCTACGCCGGCGCTGA
- a CDS encoding PQQ-binding-like beta-propeller repeat protein yields the protein MLTAGRAARWGAALLLLVAVAPWPSSRPSVPRITGFAEDWRVELPEAPQGSGQALVGDAVVMRTGDLLTARDAATGAERWSHRTTGGWISGWAAPLPALVVDMARPDRTEPTHSVIGLSARTGRVLWRRTGLAAAGIWRAPYGGAAPTGVVVTRRAPFTLVGTAAGTGADLWTVPLRCADAGRAIEESASDGRGAVVLYRCGRRSHLLALDTVTGTRRWSTPITATATRLTLDQGTVTVHHRNALSVFDDRDGRLLTRLDGCWNGCTAQRAGGRMLLSHETGSGGVLEAVSLPGLTPLWRRALPTPRALGQPEAPYQSGWTSGGIYFAVPRPVRDGAPARVHAVDPATGTTREFRLPDFGLPFARAGNRVFTVQQIAPPSRAPRFRVTAFRSASPDPWGETPPGADRTRWPDACEVLRRLRPASRLTRLWNPVTCQATSAEGHRLTLRVRWQAPDRASAALLFARIREAGGGITVPDVADAAFSAGPRSEILIFLSGRTIIDVRSAYLPVVAELPALARKVASLLPVTTASRGPGEEVAAPPPSLPVPLPATAEAMAVPTGPSAVLAGYRNGNTTVLIDPGTGRPAPARHPFTAFSPGGRWAAGVSPDYIKGRDYAYVLDRTTGKVGKLPGFEHPRWLGDPVWSPGGDLLLTVWERADEDEDGDDKVSVGFVVHSPRDGTTGFVRVGDPRAGGSHYQWNRDGTGVATELAIDFAGDGTYGADGEADLRTVGRFDLRGRPVEGPAAPGRMSGLDDWYSPSRNRYAVVCPGRTTDVCVHDAGSGALIAQVDQAVGHLVSWYDDDAFVLRRRTGASLSITVVDLLRGPVADIARSSDGRDGDLRLFFARRPGGSAPA from the coding sequence ATGCTGACAGCCGGCCGGGCCGCCCGCTGGGGCGCCGCGCTCCTGCTGCTCGTCGCCGTCGCCCCCTGGCCCTCCTCGCGTCCCTCCGTCCCCCGGATCACCGGCTTCGCCGAAGACTGGCGGGTGGAGCTGCCCGAGGCCCCGCAGGGCTCCGGCCAGGCTCTGGTCGGCGACGCGGTCGTGATGCGGACCGGTGACCTGCTGACGGCCCGCGACGCCGCGACCGGGGCCGAACGCTGGAGCCACCGGACCACCGGCGGCTGGATCTCCGGCTGGGCGGCCCCCCTGCCGGCGCTGGTCGTCGACATGGCGCGGCCGGACCGGACCGAGCCCACGCACAGCGTCATCGGGCTGTCCGCCAGGACCGGCCGGGTGCTGTGGCGCAGGACCGGGCTCGCCGCCGCGGGCATCTGGCGCGCGCCGTACGGCGGCGCCGCCCCGACCGGCGTGGTCGTCACCCGACGCGCGCCGTTCACGCTGGTGGGGACGGCCGCCGGCACCGGCGCCGACCTGTGGACGGTGCCGCTGCGCTGCGCGGACGCCGGCCGCGCCATCGAGGAGTCGGCCTCCGACGGGCGCGGTGCCGTGGTGCTCTACCGGTGCGGCCGCCGATCCCACCTCCTCGCCCTGGACACCGTGACCGGGACCCGCCGGTGGAGCACGCCGATCACCGCGACCGCCACCCGCCTCACCCTCGATCAGGGAACGGTCACGGTCCACCACCGCAACGCCCTGTCCGTCTTCGACGACCGGGACGGCAGGCTCCTCACCCGCCTCGACGGCTGCTGGAACGGCTGTACGGCGCAGCGCGCCGGCGGGCGCATGCTGCTGTCACACGAGACCGGGAGCGGAGGGGTGCTGGAGGCCGTCTCCCTGCCCGGCCTCACTCCGCTCTGGCGCCGCGCCCTGCCCACGCCCCGGGCGCTGGGCCAGCCGGAGGCCCCCTACCAGAGTGGCTGGACGAGCGGCGGGATCTACTTCGCCGTCCCCAGGCCCGTGCGGGACGGCGCCCCGGCCCGCGTGCACGCCGTCGACCCGGCCACGGGGACCACCAGGGAGTTCAGGCTCCCCGATTTCGGCCTGCCCTTCGCGAGGGCCGGGAACCGGGTCTTCACCGTGCAGCAGATCGCGCCGCCGTCGCGTGCCCCCCGGTTCCGGGTCACCGCCTTCCGCTCGGCCTCTCCGGACCCGTGGGGGGAGACCCCGCCCGGGGCGGACAGGACACGGTGGCCCGATGCCTGTGAGGTGCTGCGGCGGCTGCGCCCGGCGAGCAGGCTGACGCGTCTGTGGAATCCGGTGACGTGCCAGGCGACGAGTGCCGAGGGGCACCGTCTCACCCTCCGCGTCCGGTGGCAGGCGCCGGACCGGGCCTCCGCCGCTCTTCTGTTCGCGAGGATACGGGAGGCCGGCGGCGGGATCACGGTCCCCGACGTCGCGGACGCGGCCTTCTCCGCCGGCCCGCGCTCGGAGATACTGATCTTCCTGTCCGGCCGGACGATCATCGATGTGCGGTCGGCGTACCTGCCCGTCGTGGCGGAGCTGCCCGCCCTGGCCCGGAAGGTCGCGAGCCTGCTGCCCGTCACGACGGCGTCGCGGGGGCCGGGCGAGGAGGTCGCCGCGCCCCCGCCCTCCCTTCCGGTGCCGCTCCCGGCCACCGCGGAGGCCATGGCCGTCCCCACCGGCCCCTCGGCGGTCCTGGCCGGATACCGGAACGGGAACACGACCGTCCTGATCGATCCCGGGACGGGACGGCCCGCGCCTGCGCGGCACCCGTTCACCGCGTTCTCCCCCGGCGGCCGCTGGGCGGCCGGGGTCAGCCCGGACTACATCAAGGGCCGGGACTACGCCTACGTGCTCGACCGGACCACCGGAAAGGTCGGGAAGCTGCCCGGCTTCGAGCATCCGCGCTGGCTGGGGGACCCCGTCTGGTCTCCGGGAGGCGACCTGCTCCTCACCGTGTGGGAGAGGGCGGACGAGGACGAGGACGGGGACGACAAGGTGTCGGTCGGGTTCGTCGTGCACTCACCCCGCGACGGCACCACCGGGTTCGTGCGCGTCGGCGACCCGCGCGCCGGCGGCAGCCACTACCAGTGGAACCGCGACGGCACCGGCGTCGCCACGGAACTCGCGATCGACTTCGCGGGGGACGGGACGTACGGCGCCGACGGGGAGGCCGACCTCCGGACCGTCGGCCGTTTCGACCTCCGGGGCAGGCCGGTGGAGGGTCCCGCGGCCCCCGGCCGCATGAGCGGGCTCGACGATTGGTACTCCCCCTCCCGCAACCGTTACGCGGTGGTCTGTCCCGGGCGGACCACCGACGTCTGCGTCCACGACGCCGGATCCGGCGCGCTGATCGCCCAGGTCGACCAGGCCGTCGGCCATCTTGTCTCCTGGTACGACGACGACGCCTTCGTGCTCAGGCGCCGGACCGGCGCCTCCCTCTCGATCACGGTCGTCGACCTGCTCCGCGGCCCGGTCGCGGACATCGCGCGATCCTCCGACGGCCGGGACGGCGACCTCAGGCTGTTCTTCGCCCGCCGCCCGGGAGGGTCAGCGCCGGCGTAG
- a CDS encoding PQQ-binding-like beta-propeller repeat protein — translation MASRASRRSAIAWRAIVLASLLAVLGGARPLSPPSFHVPVPSAASLEAQGRSVKVWQTPVDPETGLLLTGDVALVEQERRLLGLDARTGATRWVSSLEDPGLIWAGGRFVLSEKRVESQEETYSLLTVLDARSGVSLWTAVSGFPSDGPWRPYFSLIGMTARHALVSLPALRSIRALDLADGGVAWETALPGECKALPVPEESDDDPDVHEAADDQVAVMLMRCGGRTHLLGLASGDGELRWDWPVTDRDVTDLSLRDGVTALQTPHSLTLVSAEGTVLYDYAAADICEGRCHLKVLGDAVVVARGGGDDTEDDTATVVEMTDRRTGRHVWTRTFEGSSGYGLQTAGDRLYMEHRLPPPLEHLVLDLLDPATGRTVLTTADPMTDDDGATVVVDRYGSLFYALSGAGEKPVLTAFRLLPGPGDPSWAARGGVPVSAWPDACALLPGGPGIRAGRPAPAELSLPGSVTCELRPASSGPGPVVKVSILWVHPSVGEAREATGNKGLREPSGWIASVADEALFLDDTLTDAALIRAGPILVTVEALGDPALTRRSVTAVAENLRTGPWGGGR, via the coding sequence ATGGCCTCTCGCGCGTCCCGCCGGTCCGCGATCGCCTGGCGGGCGATCGTCCTCGCGTCGCTCCTCGCCGTGCTGGGCGGTGCCCGGCCGCTCTCACCGCCGTCCTTCCACGTGCCCGTCCCCTCCGCGGCCTCGCTGGAGGCCCAGGGCAGGTCCGTCAAGGTCTGGCAGACGCCCGTCGACCCCGAGACCGGCCTGCTCCTGACCGGGGACGTCGCCCTCGTCGAGCAGGAGCGGCGGCTCCTGGGCCTGGACGCGCGCACCGGGGCCACGCGCTGGGTCTCCTCCCTCGAGGATCCCGGCCTCATATGGGCGGGCGGCCGCTTCGTGCTCTCCGAGAAGCGGGTCGAGAGCCAGGAGGAGACCTACTCCCTCCTCACCGTTCTGGACGCGCGCAGCGGCGTCTCCCTCTGGACGGCGGTCTCCGGATTCCCCTCGGACGGTCCCTGGCGCCCCTACTTCTCCCTCATCGGGATGACGGCCCGGCACGCCCTCGTCAGCCTCCCCGCCCTCCGGAGCATCAGGGCGCTCGACCTGGCCGACGGCGGCGTCGCCTGGGAGACGGCGCTGCCCGGGGAGTGCAAGGCCCTGCCCGTCCCGGAGGAGTCCGACGACGACCCGGACGTCCACGAGGCGGCGGACGACCAGGTCGCCGTCATGCTCATGCGCTGCGGCGGCCGTACCCACCTGCTGGGACTGGCCTCCGGCGACGGCGAGCTCCGCTGGGACTGGCCGGTCACCGACCGGGACGTGACGGACCTCTCCCTCCGGGATGGTGTCACGGCCCTGCAGACCCCCCACTCCCTCACGCTCGTCTCCGCCGAGGGCACGGTCCTCTACGACTACGCGGCGGCCGACATCTGCGAGGGCCGCTGCCACCTGAAGGTCCTGGGCGACGCGGTGGTGGTCGCCCGAGGCGGCGGCGACGACACGGAGGACGACACGGCGACCGTGGTCGAGATGACCGACCGCAGGACAGGACGGCACGTCTGGACGCGCACGTTCGAGGGCTCCTCCGGCTACGGGCTCCAGACCGCGGGCGACCGGCTCTACATGGAGCACAGGCTCCCCCCTCCCCTGGAACACCTGGTCCTGGACCTCCTGGACCCCGCGACCGGCCGGACCGTCCTCACCACGGCCGACCCGATGACGGACGACGACGGCGCAACCGTGGTGGTGGACCGGTACGGGAGCCTCTTCTACGCCCTCTCCGGGGCCGGCGAGAAGCCCGTCCTGACGGCCTTCCGGCTCCTGCCCGGTCCCGGCGATCCGAGCTGGGCGGCCCGCGGCGGCGTCCCGGTGTCGGCGTGGCCGGACGCGTGCGCGCTGCTCCCCGGCGGACCGGGGATCCGCGCCGGGCGTCCGGCCCCCGCCGAGCTCTCCCTGCCGGGCTCCGTCACGTGCGAGCTCAGGCCGGCGTCCTCCGGACCGGGCCCCGTGGTGAAGGTGTCGATCCTCTGGGTGCACCCGTCCGTCGGAGAGGCCAGAGAGGCGACGGGGAACAAGGGGCTGAGGGAGCCCTCCGGATGGATCGCGTCCGTCGCCGACGAGGCGCTCTTCCTCGACGACACCCTCACCGACGCGGCGCTGATCCGGGCCGGGCCGATCCTCGTGACCGTCGAGGCGCTCGGAGACCCGGCCCTGACCAGGCGGTCGGTGACGGCGGTGGCGGAGAACCTGCGCACAGGACCCTGGGGAGGCGGCCGATGA
- the rpe gene encoding ribulose-phosphate 3-epimerase, whose product MAVQISPSILSADFARLAEAAAAVPNADWLHVDVMDNHFVPNLTLGLPVVESLLRATSTPLDCHLMIEDPDRWAPAYAEAGAGSVTIHAEASKAPVRTLRQIRAAGARSGFALNPATPVEPYEDLLGEIDMLLLMTVEPGFGGQKFLDVVLPKIRRARALIDKHGGQVWLQVDGGVSDQTIERCAEAGADVFVAGNAVYGAEDPARAVDALRARAEKA is encoded by the coding sequence ATGGCCGTACAGATCTCGCCCAGCATCCTGTCCGCCGACTTCGCCCGCCTCGCCGAGGCGGCCGCGGCGGTCCCCAACGCCGACTGGCTGCATGTGGATGTCATGGACAACCACTTCGTGCCCAACCTGACACTCGGTCTGCCGGTCGTCGAGTCCCTGCTCAGGGCCACCTCGACGCCGCTCGACTGCCATCTCATGATCGAGGACCCGGACCGCTGGGCCCCGGCGTACGCCGAGGCCGGGGCGGGCAGCGTGACCATCCACGCCGAGGCCTCCAAGGCCCCGGTCCGCACCCTGCGCCAGATCCGCGCCGCAGGAGCCCGCTCCGGCTTCGCGCTGAACCCGGCCACCCCGGTCGAGCCGTACGAAGACCTGCTGGGCGAGATCGACATGCTGCTGCTGATGACCGTCGAGCCCGGGTTCGGCGGGCAGAAGTTCCTCGACGTGGTGCTGCCCAAGATCCGCCGGGCCCGCGCCCTGATCGACAAGCACGGGGGCCAGGTCTGGCTCCAGGTGGACGGCGGTGTGTCGGACCAGACCATCGAGCGCTGCGCCGAAGCCGGTGCCGACGTGTTCGTGGCGGGCAACGCCGTCTACGGTGCCGAAGACCCGGCCCGCGCGGTGGACGCCCTGCGGGCCCGCGCAGAGAAGGCCTGA
- a CDS encoding oxygenase MpaB family protein has product MDHGLFGPGSVTWRVMGEPILLVGGFRALLMQGLHPRAMRGVAQNSALMDPSEAWSRFLRTTEFVRVRTYGTSAEVAEAGARVRKIHSRLTALDPDTGERFRLDDPGALLWVHVGEVDSYLSVARRAGVRLSDEDADRFVDEWRRAAEVVGLRPDDVPGSVGEMRDYVQGARPGLYFAPEVPHPLRQSFSQSLGAPLPTYLLPLKPVIPMLTVLAFATLPRWARRLYGLPATPLGDLWATATLKGLHAGIGLVPAPVRYAPDARRARRVTAERAA; this is encoded by the coding sequence ATGGATCACGGACTGTTCGGGCCGGGCTCGGTGACCTGGCGGGTGATGGGAGAGCCGATCCTGCTGGTCGGGGGGTTCAGGGCACTGCTGATGCAGGGGCTGCACCCCCGGGCCATGCGCGGGGTGGCGCAGAACTCCGCGCTCATGGACCCGTCCGAGGCGTGGTCCCGGTTCCTGCGCACCACCGAGTTCGTCCGCGTGCGCACCTACGGCACGAGCGCCGAGGTCGCCGAGGCGGGCGCCCGGGTCAGGAAGATCCACTCCCGGCTCACCGCGCTCGACCCCGACACCGGTGAGCGGTTCCGTCTCGACGACCCCGGCGCGCTGCTGTGGGTCCACGTCGGCGAGGTCGACTCCTACCTGTCGGTCGCCCGCCGGGCGGGGGTGCGCCTGAGCGACGAGGACGCCGACCGGTTCGTGGACGAGTGGCGCCGCGCCGCGGAGGTCGTCGGCCTCCGCCCGGACGACGTGCCCGGCTCGGTCGGCGAGATGCGCGACTACGTCCAGGGCGCCCGTCCCGGCCTCTACTTCGCCCCCGAGGTGCCCCACCCGCTGCGCCAGTCGTTCAGCCAGTCCCTGGGCGCGCCGCTCCCCACCTATCTCCTCCCGCTCAAGCCGGTCATCCCGATGCTCACCGTGCTGGCCTTCGCGACCCTGCCGCGCTGGGCCCGGAGGCTGTACGGCCTGCCCGCCACGCCGCTCGGCGACCTGTGGGCGACGGCCACGTTGAAGGGCCTGCACGCCGGGATCGGGCTGGTGCCCGCCCCGGTCAGATACGCCCCGGACGCCCGCAGGGCGCGGCGGGTGACGGCCGAGCGGGCCGCGTAG
- the ribD gene encoding bifunctional diaminohydroxyphosphoribosylaminopyrimidine deaminase/5-amino-6-(5-phosphoribosylamino)uracil reductase RibD, with protein sequence MTDQAHMRRAIELAARGRGTTSPNPVVGCVVLDAAGQVVGEGFHAYAGGPHAEVVALRAAGERARGGTAYVTLEPCDHTGRTGPCALALLEAGIARVVVAVRDPNPAAAGGADRLTRHGVAVTTGVLAEEAGRGNAEWLTSVRLGRPHVTWKYAATLDGRSAAADGTSQWITSPESRADVHRLRGEADAIIAGIGTVLADDARLTVRRPAADGAPAGVDSGLPDGAATARPLAQGAPATRPPLRVVVDSDARTPLTARVLDGRAPTLVAVADDADADALAAGAEVVRLARRRPYGLDLAGLLAELHRRQIVGVLLEGGPTLAGSFLKEGLIDRVVGYLAPALLGEGAAALGPAGAATIAETHRLEFEDVTPIGPDLRLTARPVPLKEL encoded by the coding sequence GTGACTGATCAGGCGCACATGCGCCGGGCGATCGAGCTCGCCGCGCGCGGACGCGGCACCACCAGCCCCAACCCCGTCGTCGGATGCGTCGTCCTCGACGCCGCCGGACAGGTCGTGGGGGAGGGCTTCCACGCCTACGCCGGTGGCCCGCACGCCGAGGTGGTCGCGCTGCGCGCCGCCGGAGAGCGCGCCAGGGGCGGCACCGCCTACGTCACCCTCGAACCCTGCGACCACACCGGCCGCACCGGGCCCTGCGCGCTCGCCCTGCTGGAGGCCGGGATCGCCCGCGTCGTCGTCGCGGTGCGCGACCCCAACCCCGCGGCCGCCGGCGGCGCCGACCGGCTCACCCGGCACGGCGTCGCCGTCACGACCGGCGTGCTCGCAGAGGAGGCCGGGCGCGGCAACGCCGAGTGGCTGACCTCCGTCCGGCTCGGCCGGCCGCACGTCACCTGGAAGTACGCCGCCACGCTGGACGGCCGTTCGGCCGCCGCGGACGGCACCAGCCAGTGGATCACCTCGCCGGAGTCCCGCGCCGACGTGCACCGCCTGCGCGGCGAGGCCGACGCGATCATCGCGGGCATCGGCACCGTCCTCGCCGACGACGCCCGCCTCACCGTCCGCCGCCCGGCCGCGGACGGCGCCCCCGCCGGCGTGGACTCCGGCCTCCCGGACGGGGCCGCCACCGCCCGCCCGCTGGCGCAGGGCGCTCCCGCCACGAGGCCGCCGCTCCGCGTGGTCGTCGACAGCGACGCCCGCACCCCGCTCACCGCCCGCGTCCTGGACGGCCGGGCGCCCACGCTGGTCGCGGTCGCCGACGACGCCGACGCCGACGCGCTCGCGGCCGGGGCCGAGGTGGTACGGCTGGCGCGGCGGCGGCCGTACGGGCTCGACCTGGCGGGGCTCCTGGCCGAGCTGCACCGCCGCCAGATCGTCGGTGTGCTGCTGGAAGGCGGGCCCACCCTCGCGGGCTCCTTCCTGAAGGAGGGCCTGATCGACCGGGTCGTCGGTTACCTCGCCCCGGCGCTGCTGGGGGAGGGGGCCGCCGCGCTCGGCCCGGCGGGCGCCGCCACGATCGCCGAGACCCACCGCCTGGAGTTCGAGGATGTCACCCCCATCGGGCCGGACCTGCGTCTGACCGCCCGGCCGGTACCCCTGAAGGAGCTGTGA
- a CDS encoding riboflavin synthase: MFTGIVEELGEIAAIEPLRDAARMSIRGKVVTADAGHGDSIAVNGVCLTVVEVDGEVFTADVMKETLDRSCLGALRPGSRANLERAVRADQRLGGHIVQGHVDGTGVLLSREPDEHWEVVRFSLPAELNRYVVEKGSIAVDGVSLTVVGVDGSGFAVSLIPTTLQLTTLGAKQPGDPVNLEVDVIAKHVEKLVGAYGLGGRS; the protein is encoded by the coding sequence ATGTTCACCGGAATCGTTGAGGAACTGGGCGAGATCGCCGCGATCGAGCCCCTGCGGGACGCGGCCCGGATGTCGATCCGGGGCAAGGTCGTCACCGCCGACGCCGGGCACGGCGACTCCATCGCCGTCAACGGCGTCTGCCTGACCGTGGTGGAGGTGGACGGGGAGGTGTTCACCGCCGACGTGATGAAGGAGACCCTTGACCGCAGCTGCCTCGGGGCGCTGCGGCCCGGCTCCCGGGCCAACCTGGAGCGCGCGGTCCGCGCCGACCAGCGGCTGGGCGGCCACATCGTGCAGGGCCACGTGGACGGGACGGGCGTGCTGCTGTCGCGCGAGCCCGACGAGCACTGGGAGGTCGTCCGGTTCTCCCTCCCGGCCGAGCTGAACCGCTACGTGGTCGAGAAGGGCTCGATCGCGGTGGACGGCGTCAGCCTGACCGTGGTCGGCGTGGACGGCAGCGGGTTCGCCGTCAGCCTGATCCCGACCACCCTGCAGCTCACCACCCTCGGCGCCAAGCAGCCGGGTGACCCGGTGAACCTCGAGGTGGACGTGATCGCCAAGCACGTGGAGAAGCTCGTCGGCGCGTACGGCCTCGGGGGCAGGTCGTGA